From the genome of Neomonachus schauinslandi chromosome 5, ASM220157v2, whole genome shotgun sequence, one region includes:
- the PRPF40B gene encoding pre-mRNA-processing factor 40 homolog B isoform X4: MPPPGIPPPFPPMGLPPMSQRPPAIPPMPPGIMPPMLPPMGAPPPLTQIPGMVPPMLPGMLMPAVPVTAATAPGADTASSAVAGTGPPLLLSQCPWKEYKSDTGKPYYYNNQSKESRWTRPKDLDDLEALVKQEAAGKQPQPQILQPQPPQPQPEPPPGPPGPTPMPLGLLEPEPGGSEDCDTSEAAQPVEQGFLQQPEEGPSSAAAQRQPPQQEEEESKPEPERSGLSWSNREKAKQAFKELLRDKAVPSNASWEQAMKMVVTDPRYRRAEQTFGELEVWAVVPERDRKEVYDDVLFFLAKKEKEQAKQLRRRNIQALKSILDGMSSVNFQTTWSQAQQYLMDNPSFAQDHQLQNMDKEDALICFEEHIRALEREEEEERERARLRERRQQRKNREAFQTFLDELHETGQLHSMSTWMELYPAVSTDVRFANMLGQPGSTPLDLFKFYVEELKARFHDEKKIIKDILKDRGFCVEVNTAFEDFAHVISFDKRAAALDAGNIKLTFNSLLEKAEAREREREKEEARRMRRREAAFRSMLRQAVPALELGTAWEEVRERFVCDSAFEQITLESERIRLFREFLQVLETECQHLHTKGRKHGRKGKKHHRKRSHSPSGSESEEEELPPPPLRPPKRRRRNPSESGSEPSSSLDSVESGGAALGGRGSPSSRLLLGSDHGLRKAKKPKKKTKKRRHKSNSPESETDPEEKAGKESDEKEPEQDKDRELRRAELPNRSPGFGIKKEKTGWDTSESELSEGELERRRRTLLQQLDDHQ; the protein is encoded by the exons ATGCCCCCTCCAGGAATCCCCCCGCCCTTTCCTCCGATGGGACTACCCCCCATGAGTCAGAGACCACCGGCCATCCCCCCGATGCCACCTGGCATCATGCCCCCAATGCTGCCACCAATGGGGGCGCCACCGCCACTCACGCAG ATACCGGGAATGGTACCGCCCATGCTGCCAGGGATGTTAATGCCAGCAGTGCCTGTCACCGCCGCG ACGGCTCCGGGTGCGGACACAGCCAGCT CTGCTGTGGCTGGGACAGGCCCTCCG TTGCTGCTGTCCCAGTGTCCCTGGAAAGAGTACAAGTCAGACACGGGCAAACCTTACTACTATAACAACCAGAGTAAGGAGTCTCGCTGGACCCGGCCCAAGGACCTGGATGAcctggagg CTCTAGTCAAACAAGAGGCTGCAGG gaagcagccccagccccagataCTGCAGCCGCAGCCACCTCAGCCCCAGCCTGAACCCCCGCCCGGGCCGCctggccccacccccatgcccctgGGCCTTCTAGAGCCTGAGCCAGGTGGGAGTGAAGATTGTGATACGTCCGAGGCTGCCCAGCCTGTGGAGCAGGGGTTTCTGCAGCAGCCGGAGGAGGGCCCCAGCAG CGCTGCTGCACAGCGTCAGCCACcacagcaggaggaagaggaatcaAAGCCAGAACCAGAGAGGTCTGGCCTCAGTTGGAGCAACCGGGAGAAGGCAAAGCAGGCCTTCAAGGAGCTGCTGAGGGACaag GCTGTCCCCTCCAATGCCTCGTGGGAACAGGCCATGAAGATGGTGGTCACCGACCCCCGTTACAG GCGGGCAGAACAGACCTTTGGGGAGCTGGAGGTGTGGGCTGTGGTCCCTGAGAGGGATCGAAAAGAGGTTTATGATGATGTTCTCTTCTTCCTGGCCAAGAAGGAGAAG GAACAGGCCAAGCAGCTCCGGCGCCGCAACATCCAGGCCCTGAAGAGCATCCTGGATGGGATGAGTAGTGTCAACTTCCAAACTACATGGTCCCAGGCTCAGCAGTACCTCATGGATAACCCCAGCTTTGCTCAGGACCACCAGCTGCAGA ACATGGACAAGGAAGATGCACTGATCTGCTTCGAGGAGCATATCCGAGctttggagagggaggaggaggaggagcgggagCGGGCCCGCCTGCGGGAGCGGCGTCAGCAACGCAAGAACCGGGAGGCCTTCCAG ACCTTCCTGGACGAGCTGCACGAGACAGGGCAGCTGCACTCTATGTCCACCTGGATGGAGCTGTACCCAGCGGTCAGCACTGATGTCCGCTTTGCCAACATGCTGGGCCAGCCGG GCTCCACCCCTCTGGACTTGTTCAAGTTCTATGTGGAGGAGTTGAAGGCACGATTCCATGATGAGAAGAAGATCATTAAGGACATCCTTAAG GACCGGGGCTTCTGCGTGGAGGTGAACACAGCCTTTGAGGACTTCGCCCACGTCATAAGCTTTGACAAGAGGGCGGCTGCGCTGGACGCAGGCAACATCAAGCTGACCTTCAATAGT CTGCTGGAGAAAGCAGAGGCGCGGGAGCGAGAGCGGGAGAAGGAGGAGGCGCGAAGGATGCGGCGCAGGGAAGCTGCCTTCCGAAGCATGCTGAGGCAGGCCGTGCCTGCCCTGGAGCTGGGCACTGCCTGGGAAGAG GTCCGTGAGCGCTTTGTGTGCGACTCAGCCTTTGAGCAGATCACCCTGGAGTCGGAGCGGATCCGGCTCTTCCGGGAGTTCCTGCAGGTACTGGAG aCTGAATGCCAGCACCTCCACACCAAAGGCCGAAAACACGGCAGAAAGGGCAAGAAGCACCATCGAAAGCGTTCCCACTCGCCCTCA GGCTCTGAGTCGGAAGAAGAGGAGTTGCCCCCGCCGCCTCTCCGACCCCCCAAGCGGAGAAGGCGGAACCCCTCAGAGTCAGGCTCTGAGCCCTCTTCCTCCCTTGATTCGGTTGAAAGTGGGGGTGCTGCCCTTGGAGGACGGGGCTCCCCATCTTCTCGCCTTCTCCTTGGATCAG ATCATGGCCTTCGGAAAGccaagaaaccaaaaaagaaaactaagaagagaagacacaagtCG AACAGTCCTGAGAGCGAGACAGATCCTGAGGAGAAAGCCGGCAAGGAGAGTGATGAGAAAGAACCAGAACAGGACAAGGACAGGGAGCTCCGGCGGGCAGAACTCCCAAACCGCTCCCCAGGTTTTGGAATCAAGAAGGAGAAG
- the PRPF40B gene encoding pre-mRNA-processing factor 40 homolog B isoform X3, whose amino-acid sequence MPPPGIPPPFPPMGLPPMSQRPPAIPPMPPGIMPPMLPPMGAPPPLTQIPGMVPPMLPGMLMPAVPVTAATAPGADTASSAVAGTGPPLLLSQCPWKEYKSDTGKPYYYNNQSKESRWTRPKDLDDLEALVKQEAAGKQPQPQILQPQPPQPQPEPPPGPPGPTPMPLGLLEPEPGGSEDCDTSEAAQPVEQGFLQQPEEGPSSAAAQRQPPQQEEEESKPEPERSGLSWSNREKAKQAFKELLRDKAVPSNASWEQAMKMVVTDPRYSALPKLSEKKQAFNAYKAQREKEEKEEARLRAKEAKQTLQHFLEQHERMTSTTRYRRAEQTFGELEVWAVVPERDRKEVYDDVLFFLAKKEKEQAKQLRRRNIQALKSILDGMSSVNFQTTWSQAQQYLMDNPSFAQDHQLQNMDKEDALICFEEHIRALEREEEEERERARLRERRQQRKNREAFQTFLDELHETGQLHSMSTWMELYPAVSTDVRFANMLGQPGSTPLDLFKFYVEELKARFHDEKKIIKDILKDRGFCVEVNTAFEDFAHVISFDKRAAALDAGNIKLTFNSLLEKAEAREREREKEEARRMRRREAAFRSMLRQAVPALELGTAWEEVRERFVCDSAFEQITLESERIRLFREFLQVLETECQHLHTKGRKHGRKGKKHHRKRSHSPSGSESEEEELPPPPLRPPKRRRRNPSESGSEPSSSLDSVESGGAALGGRGSPSSRLLLGSDHGLRKAKKPKKKTKKRRHKSNSPESETDPEEKAGKESDEKEPEQDKDRELRRAELPNRSPGFGIKKEKTGWDTSESELSEGELERRRRTLLQQLDDHQ is encoded by the exons ATGCCCCCTCCAGGAATCCCCCCGCCCTTTCCTCCGATGGGACTACCCCCCATGAGTCAGAGACCACCGGCCATCCCCCCGATGCCACCTGGCATCATGCCCCCAATGCTGCCACCAATGGGGGCGCCACCGCCACTCACGCAG ATACCGGGAATGGTACCGCCCATGCTGCCAGGGATGTTAATGCCAGCAGTGCCTGTCACCGCCGCG ACGGCTCCGGGTGCGGACACAGCCAGCT CTGCTGTGGCTGGGACAGGCCCTCCG TTGCTGCTGTCCCAGTGTCCCTGGAAAGAGTACAAGTCAGACACGGGCAAACCTTACTACTATAACAACCAGAGTAAGGAGTCTCGCTGGACCCGGCCCAAGGACCTGGATGAcctggagg CTCTAGTCAAACAAGAGGCTGCAGG gaagcagccccagccccagataCTGCAGCCGCAGCCACCTCAGCCCCAGCCTGAACCCCCGCCCGGGCCGCctggccccacccccatgcccctgGGCCTTCTAGAGCCTGAGCCAGGTGGGAGTGAAGATTGTGATACGTCCGAGGCTGCCCAGCCTGTGGAGCAGGGGTTTCTGCAGCAGCCGGAGGAGGGCCCCAGCAG CGCTGCTGCACAGCGTCAGCCACcacagcaggaggaagaggaatcaAAGCCAGAACCAGAGAGGTCTGGCCTCAGTTGGAGCAACCGGGAGAAGGCAAAGCAGGCCTTCAAGGAGCTGCTGAGGGACaag GCTGTCCCCTCCAATGCCTCGTGGGAACAGGCCATGAAGATGGTGGTCACCGACCCCCGTTACAG TGCCTTGCCCAAACTGAGTGAGAAAAAGCAGGCATTCAATGCCTACAAGGCGCAgcgggagaaggaggagaaggaagaggcccGGCTAAGGGCCAAGGAGGCCAAGCAGACCTTGCAGCATTTCCTGGAGCAGCACGAACGCATGACCTCTACCACCCGCTACCG GCGGGCAGAACAGACCTTTGGGGAGCTGGAGGTGTGGGCTGTGGTCCCTGAGAGGGATCGAAAAGAGGTTTATGATGATGTTCTCTTCTTCCTGGCCAAGAAGGAGAAG GAACAGGCCAAGCAGCTCCGGCGCCGCAACATCCAGGCCCTGAAGAGCATCCTGGATGGGATGAGTAGTGTCAACTTCCAAACTACATGGTCCCAGGCTCAGCAGTACCTCATGGATAACCCCAGCTTTGCTCAGGACCACCAGCTGCAGA ACATGGACAAGGAAGATGCACTGATCTGCTTCGAGGAGCATATCCGAGctttggagagggaggaggaggaggagcgggagCGGGCCCGCCTGCGGGAGCGGCGTCAGCAACGCAAGAACCGGGAGGCCTTCCAG ACCTTCCTGGACGAGCTGCACGAGACAGGGCAGCTGCACTCTATGTCCACCTGGATGGAGCTGTACCCAGCGGTCAGCACTGATGTCCGCTTTGCCAACATGCTGGGCCAGCCGG GCTCCACCCCTCTGGACTTGTTCAAGTTCTATGTGGAGGAGTTGAAGGCACGATTCCATGATGAGAAGAAGATCATTAAGGACATCCTTAAG GACCGGGGCTTCTGCGTGGAGGTGAACACAGCCTTTGAGGACTTCGCCCACGTCATAAGCTTTGACAAGAGGGCGGCTGCGCTGGACGCAGGCAACATCAAGCTGACCTTCAATAGT CTGCTGGAGAAAGCAGAGGCGCGGGAGCGAGAGCGGGAGAAGGAGGAGGCGCGAAGGATGCGGCGCAGGGAAGCTGCCTTCCGAAGCATGCTGAGGCAGGCCGTGCCTGCCCTGGAGCTGGGCACTGCCTGGGAAGAG GTCCGTGAGCGCTTTGTGTGCGACTCAGCCTTTGAGCAGATCACCCTGGAGTCGGAGCGGATCCGGCTCTTCCGGGAGTTCCTGCAGGTACTGGAG aCTGAATGCCAGCACCTCCACACCAAAGGCCGAAAACACGGCAGAAAGGGCAAGAAGCACCATCGAAAGCGTTCCCACTCGCCCTCA GGCTCTGAGTCGGAAGAAGAGGAGTTGCCCCCGCCGCCTCTCCGACCCCCCAAGCGGAGAAGGCGGAACCCCTCAGAGTCAGGCTCTGAGCCCTCTTCCTCCCTTGATTCGGTTGAAAGTGGGGGTGCTGCCCTTGGAGGACGGGGCTCCCCATCTTCTCGCCTTCTCCTTGGATCAG ATCATGGCCTTCGGAAAGccaagaaaccaaaaaagaaaactaagaagagaagacacaagtCG AACAGTCCTGAGAGCGAGACAGATCCTGAGGAGAAAGCCGGCAAGGAGAGTGATGAGAAAGAACCAGAACAGGACAAGGACAGGGAGCTCCGGCGGGCAGAACTCCCAAACCGCTCCCCAGGTTTTGGAATCAAGAAGGAGAAG
- the PRPF40B gene encoding pre-mRNA-processing factor 40 homolog B isoform X5, which produces MPPPGIPPPFPPMGLPPMSQRPPAIPPMPPGIMPPMLPPMGAPPPLTQIPGMVPPMLPGMLMPAVPVTAATAPGADTASSAVAGTGPPRALWSEHVAPDGRIYYYNADDKQSVWEKPSVLKSKAELLLSQCPWKEYKSDTGKPYYYNNQSKESRWTRPKDLDDLEALVKQEAAGKQPQPQILQPQPPQPQPEPPPGPPGPTPMPLGLLEPEPGGSEDCDTSEAAQPVEQGFLQQPEEGPSSAAAQRQPPQQEEEESKPEPERSGLSWSNREKAKQAFKELLRDKAMKMVVTDPRYSALPKLSEKKQAFNAYKAQREKEEKEEARLRAKEAKQTLQHFLEQHERMTSTTRYRRAEQTFGELEVWAVVPERDRKEVYDDVLFFLAKKEKEQAKQLRRRNIQALKSILDGMSSVNFQTTWSQAQQYLMDNPSFAQDHQLQNMDKEDALICFEEHIRALEREEEEERERARLRERRQQRKNREAFQTFLDELHETGQLHSMSTWMELYPAVSTDVRFANMLGQPGSTPLDLFKFYVEELKARFHDEKKIIKDILKDRGFCVEVNTAFEDFAHVISFDKRAAALDAGNIKLTFNSLLEKAEAREREREKEEARRMRRREAAFRSMLRQAVPALELGTAWEEVRERFVCDSAFEQITLESERIRLFREFLQVLETECQHLHTKGRKHGRKGKKHHRKRSHSPSGSESEEEELPPPPLRPPKRRRRNPSESGSEPSSSLDSVESGGAALGGRGSPSSRLLLGSDHGLRKAKKPKKKTKKRRHKSNSPESETDPEEKAGKESDEKEPEQDKDRELRRAELPNRSPGFGIKKEKTGWDTSESELSEGELERRRRTLLQQLDDHQ; this is translated from the exons ATGCCCCCTCCAGGAATCCCCCCGCCCTTTCCTCCGATGGGACTACCCCCCATGAGTCAGAGACCACCGGCCATCCCCCCGATGCCACCTGGCATCATGCCCCCAATGCTGCCACCAATGGGGGCGCCACCGCCACTCACGCAG ATACCGGGAATGGTACCGCCCATGCTGCCAGGGATGTTAATGCCAGCAGTGCCTGTCACCGCCGCG ACGGCTCCGGGTGCGGACACAGCCAGCT CTGCTGTGGCTGGGACAGGCCCTCCG agggCCCTGTGGAGTGAGCATGTGGCCCCTGATGGGCGCATCTACTACTACAATGCTGACGACAAGCAATCCGTGTGGGAGAAGCCCAGCGTGCTCAAGTCCAAGGCAGAG TTGCTGCTGTCCCAGTGTCCCTGGAAAGAGTACAAGTCAGACACGGGCAAACCTTACTACTATAACAACCAGAGTAAGGAGTCTCGCTGGACCCGGCCCAAGGACCTGGATGAcctggagg CTCTAGTCAAACAAGAGGCTGCAGG gaagcagccccagccccagataCTGCAGCCGCAGCCACCTCAGCCCCAGCCTGAACCCCCGCCCGGGCCGCctggccccacccccatgcccctgGGCCTTCTAGAGCCTGAGCCAGGTGGGAGTGAAGATTGTGATACGTCCGAGGCTGCCCAGCCTGTGGAGCAGGGGTTTCTGCAGCAGCCGGAGGAGGGCCCCAGCAG CGCTGCTGCACAGCGTCAGCCACcacagcaggaggaagaggaatcaAAGCCAGAACCAGAGAGGTCTGGCCTCAGTTGGAGCAACCGGGAGAAGGCAAAGCAGGCCTTCAAGGAGCTGCTGAGGGACaag GCCATGAAGATGGTGGTCACCGACCCCCGTTACAG TGCCTTGCCCAAACTGAGTGAGAAAAAGCAGGCATTCAATGCCTACAAGGCGCAgcgggagaaggaggagaaggaagaggcccGGCTAAGGGCCAAGGAGGCCAAGCAGACCTTGCAGCATTTCCTGGAGCAGCACGAACGCATGACCTCTACCACCCGCTACCG GCGGGCAGAACAGACCTTTGGGGAGCTGGAGGTGTGGGCTGTGGTCCCTGAGAGGGATCGAAAAGAGGTTTATGATGATGTTCTCTTCTTCCTGGCCAAGAAGGAGAAG GAACAGGCCAAGCAGCTCCGGCGCCGCAACATCCAGGCCCTGAAGAGCATCCTGGATGGGATGAGTAGTGTCAACTTCCAAACTACATGGTCCCAGGCTCAGCAGTACCTCATGGATAACCCCAGCTTTGCTCAGGACCACCAGCTGCAGA ACATGGACAAGGAAGATGCACTGATCTGCTTCGAGGAGCATATCCGAGctttggagagggaggaggaggaggagcgggagCGGGCCCGCCTGCGGGAGCGGCGTCAGCAACGCAAGAACCGGGAGGCCTTCCAG ACCTTCCTGGACGAGCTGCACGAGACAGGGCAGCTGCACTCTATGTCCACCTGGATGGAGCTGTACCCAGCGGTCAGCACTGATGTCCGCTTTGCCAACATGCTGGGCCAGCCGG GCTCCACCCCTCTGGACTTGTTCAAGTTCTATGTGGAGGAGTTGAAGGCACGATTCCATGATGAGAAGAAGATCATTAAGGACATCCTTAAG GACCGGGGCTTCTGCGTGGAGGTGAACACAGCCTTTGAGGACTTCGCCCACGTCATAAGCTTTGACAAGAGGGCGGCTGCGCTGGACGCAGGCAACATCAAGCTGACCTTCAATAGT CTGCTGGAGAAAGCAGAGGCGCGGGAGCGAGAGCGGGAGAAGGAGGAGGCGCGAAGGATGCGGCGCAGGGAAGCTGCCTTCCGAAGCATGCTGAGGCAGGCCGTGCCTGCCCTGGAGCTGGGCACTGCCTGGGAAGAG GTCCGTGAGCGCTTTGTGTGCGACTCAGCCTTTGAGCAGATCACCCTGGAGTCGGAGCGGATCCGGCTCTTCCGGGAGTTCCTGCAGGTACTGGAG aCTGAATGCCAGCACCTCCACACCAAAGGCCGAAAACACGGCAGAAAGGGCAAGAAGCACCATCGAAAGCGTTCCCACTCGCCCTCA GGCTCTGAGTCGGAAGAAGAGGAGTTGCCCCCGCCGCCTCTCCGACCCCCCAAGCGGAGAAGGCGGAACCCCTCAGAGTCAGGCTCTGAGCCCTCTTCCTCCCTTGATTCGGTTGAAAGTGGGGGTGCTGCCCTTGGAGGACGGGGCTCCCCATCTTCTCGCCTTCTCCTTGGATCAG ATCATGGCCTTCGGAAAGccaagaaaccaaaaaagaaaactaagaagagaagacacaagtCG AACAGTCCTGAGAGCGAGACAGATCCTGAGGAGAAAGCCGGCAAGGAGAGTGATGAGAAAGAACCAGAACAGGACAAGGACAGGGAGCTCCGGCGGGCAGAACTCCCAAACCGCTCCCCAGGTTTTGGAATCAAGAAGGAGAAG
- the PRPF40B gene encoding pre-mRNA-processing factor 40 homolog B isoform X2, which produces MPPPGIPPPFPPMGLPPMSQRPPAIPPMPPGIMPPMLPPMGAPPPLTQIPGMVPPMLPGMLMPAVPVTAATAPGADTASSAVAGTGPPRALWSEHVAPDGRIYYYNADDKQSVWEKPSVLKSKAELLLSQCPWKEYKSDTGKPYYYNNQSKESRWTRPKDLDDLEALVKQEAAGKQPQPQILQPQPPQPQPEPPPGPPGPTPMPLGLLEPEPGGSEDCDTSEAAQPVEQGFLQQPEEGPSSAAAQRQPPQQEEEESKPEPERSGLSWSNREKAKQAFKELLRDKAVPSNASWEQAMKMVVTDPRYSALPKLSEKKQAFNAYKAQREKEEKEEARLRAKEAKQTLQHFLEQHERMTSTTRYRRAEQTFGELEVWAVVPERDRKEVYDDVLFFLAKKEKEQAKQLRRRNIQALKSILDGMSSVNFQTTWSQAQQYLMDNPSFAQDHQLQNMDKEDALICFEEHIRALEREEEEERERARLRERRQQRKNREAFQTFLDELHETGQLHSMSTWMELYPAVSTDVRFANMLGQPGSTPLDLFKFYVEELKARFHDEKKIIKDILKVNTAFEDFAHVISFDKRAAALDAGNIKLTFNSLLEKAEAREREREKEEARRMRRREAAFRSMLRQAVPALELGTAWEEVRERFVCDSAFEQITLESERIRLFREFLQVLETECQHLHTKGRKHGRKGKKHHRKRSHSPSGSESEEEELPPPPLRPPKRRRRNPSESGSEPSSSLDSVESGGAALGGRGSPSSRLLLGSDHGLRKAKKPKKKTKKRRHKSNSPESETDPEEKAGKESDEKEPEQDKDRELRRAELPNRSPGFGIKKEKTGWDTSESELSEGELERRRRTLLQQLDDHQ; this is translated from the exons ATGCCCCCTCCAGGAATCCCCCCGCCCTTTCCTCCGATGGGACTACCCCCCATGAGTCAGAGACCACCGGCCATCCCCCCGATGCCACCTGGCATCATGCCCCCAATGCTGCCACCAATGGGGGCGCCACCGCCACTCACGCAG ATACCGGGAATGGTACCGCCCATGCTGCCAGGGATGTTAATGCCAGCAGTGCCTGTCACCGCCGCG ACGGCTCCGGGTGCGGACACAGCCAGCT CTGCTGTGGCTGGGACAGGCCCTCCG agggCCCTGTGGAGTGAGCATGTGGCCCCTGATGGGCGCATCTACTACTACAATGCTGACGACAAGCAATCCGTGTGGGAGAAGCCCAGCGTGCTCAAGTCCAAGGCAGAG TTGCTGCTGTCCCAGTGTCCCTGGAAAGAGTACAAGTCAGACACGGGCAAACCTTACTACTATAACAACCAGAGTAAGGAGTCTCGCTGGACCCGGCCCAAGGACCTGGATGAcctggagg CTCTAGTCAAACAAGAGGCTGCAGG gaagcagccccagccccagataCTGCAGCCGCAGCCACCTCAGCCCCAGCCTGAACCCCCGCCCGGGCCGCctggccccacccccatgcccctgGGCCTTCTAGAGCCTGAGCCAGGTGGGAGTGAAGATTGTGATACGTCCGAGGCTGCCCAGCCTGTGGAGCAGGGGTTTCTGCAGCAGCCGGAGGAGGGCCCCAGCAG CGCTGCTGCACAGCGTCAGCCACcacagcaggaggaagaggaatcaAAGCCAGAACCAGAGAGGTCTGGCCTCAGTTGGAGCAACCGGGAGAAGGCAAAGCAGGCCTTCAAGGAGCTGCTGAGGGACaag GCTGTCCCCTCCAATGCCTCGTGGGAACAGGCCATGAAGATGGTGGTCACCGACCCCCGTTACAG TGCCTTGCCCAAACTGAGTGAGAAAAAGCAGGCATTCAATGCCTACAAGGCGCAgcgggagaaggaggagaaggaagaggcccGGCTAAGGGCCAAGGAGGCCAAGCAGACCTTGCAGCATTTCCTGGAGCAGCACGAACGCATGACCTCTACCACCCGCTACCG GCGGGCAGAACAGACCTTTGGGGAGCTGGAGGTGTGGGCTGTGGTCCCTGAGAGGGATCGAAAAGAGGTTTATGATGATGTTCTCTTCTTCCTGGCCAAGAAGGAGAAG GAACAGGCCAAGCAGCTCCGGCGCCGCAACATCCAGGCCCTGAAGAGCATCCTGGATGGGATGAGTAGTGTCAACTTCCAAACTACATGGTCCCAGGCTCAGCAGTACCTCATGGATAACCCCAGCTTTGCTCAGGACCACCAGCTGCAGA ACATGGACAAGGAAGATGCACTGATCTGCTTCGAGGAGCATATCCGAGctttggagagggaggaggaggaggagcgggagCGGGCCCGCCTGCGGGAGCGGCGTCAGCAACGCAAGAACCGGGAGGCCTTCCAG ACCTTCCTGGACGAGCTGCACGAGACAGGGCAGCTGCACTCTATGTCCACCTGGATGGAGCTGTACCCAGCGGTCAGCACTGATGTCCGCTTTGCCAACATGCTGGGCCAGCCGG GCTCCACCCCTCTGGACTTGTTCAAGTTCTATGTGGAGGAGTTGAAGGCACGATTCCATGATGAGAAGAAGATCATTAAGGACATCCTTAAG GTGAACACAGCCTTTGAGGACTTCGCCCACGTCATAAGCTTTGACAAGAGGGCGGCTGCGCTGGACGCAGGCAACATCAAGCTGACCTTCAATAGT CTGCTGGAGAAAGCAGAGGCGCGGGAGCGAGAGCGGGAGAAGGAGGAGGCGCGAAGGATGCGGCGCAGGGAAGCTGCCTTCCGAAGCATGCTGAGGCAGGCCGTGCCTGCCCTGGAGCTGGGCACTGCCTGGGAAGAG GTCCGTGAGCGCTTTGTGTGCGACTCAGCCTTTGAGCAGATCACCCTGGAGTCGGAGCGGATCCGGCTCTTCCGGGAGTTCCTGCAGGTACTGGAG aCTGAATGCCAGCACCTCCACACCAAAGGCCGAAAACACGGCAGAAAGGGCAAGAAGCACCATCGAAAGCGTTCCCACTCGCCCTCA GGCTCTGAGTCGGAAGAAGAGGAGTTGCCCCCGCCGCCTCTCCGACCCCCCAAGCGGAGAAGGCGGAACCCCTCAGAGTCAGGCTCTGAGCCCTCTTCCTCCCTTGATTCGGTTGAAAGTGGGGGTGCTGCCCTTGGAGGACGGGGCTCCCCATCTTCTCGCCTTCTCCTTGGATCAG ATCATGGCCTTCGGAAAGccaagaaaccaaaaaagaaaactaagaagagaagacacaagtCG AACAGTCCTGAGAGCGAGACAGATCCTGAGGAGAAAGCCGGCAAGGAGAGTGATGAGAAAGAACCAGAACAGGACAAGGACAGGGAGCTCCGGCGGGCAGAACTCCCAAACCGCTCCCCAGGTTTTGGAATCAAGAAGGAGAAG